From a single Nicotiana tomentosiformis chromosome 2, ASM39032v3, whole genome shotgun sequence genomic region:
- the LOC104114268 gene encoding putative glutamine amidotransferase GAT1_2.1, which translates to MAANLSVVLPRVLIVSRRTVRKNKFVDFVGEYHLDLIVSYGAVPVIVPRVSGVHMLLDSFEPIHGVLLCEGEDIDPSLYNDELSDLSPEELEEIRRLHASDTAIDKEKDTIELRLAKLCLERNIPYLGICRGSQVLNVACGGTLLQDIGKEISINLPENQRVSHMDYDNYDGHRHVINVVAKTPLHHWFEDSLEDEKMEISVNSYHHQGVKKLAQRFVPMAFAPDGLIEGFYDPDAYNPTEGKFIMGLQFHPERMRQSDTDEFDYPGCTFAYQEFVKAVVAYQKKLINSSIRIQKPLKLNQEMEKKRKIIVRSFSLARDIYEKGRTMQPSKTADLDAGAEFLESNTALSLAQEARLMQMGATVRNASSYLEKLKMNEEKEALARKVMGKMSMEQLSDLKSFYHMMGQICSEVLERKFQGIVNEVTF; encoded by the exons ATGGCTGCCAATCTCTCAGTAGTTCTACCTCGTGTCCTCATCGTCTCTAGACGTACCGTTCGCAAAAACAAGTTCGTCGATTTTGTTG GAGAATATCATCTTGATCTTATAGTAAGTTATGGAGCTGTACCCGTGATTGTACCACGTGTTTCAGGGGTCCATATGTTATTAGACAGTTTTGAACCAATTCACGGTGTTCTTCTCTGTGAAGGAGAAGACATAGACCCTTCTCTATACAATGATGAACTCTCTGATCTTTCCCCTGAAGAATTGGAAGAAATCAGGAGATTACACGCTAGTGATACTGCAATTGACAAAGAAAAAGACACAATTGAACTCAGATTAGCTAAGCTTTGTCTAGAAAGGAACATACCTTATTTAGGTATATGCAGAGGTTCACAAGTACTAAATGTTGCATGTGGGGGCACCCTTTTACAAGATATTGGCAAAGAAATATCAATAAACCTACCTGAAAATCAGAGGGTAAGTCACATGGATTATGATAATTACGATGGTCATAGGCATGTGATCAACGTCGTCGCGAAAACGCCGTTGCACCACTGGTTTGAGGATTCTTTAGAAGATGAAAAAATGGAAATTTCAGTCAATAGTTATCACCACCAAGGAGTTAAAAAATTGGCTCAGAGGTTTGTTCCTATGGCATTTGCACCTGATGGTTTAATAGAAGGATTTTATGATCCAGATGCTTATAATCCTACAGAAGGTAAGTTTATTATGGGACTTCAATTTCATCCTGAACGAATGAGGCAATCCGATACTGATGAATTTGATTATCCTGGATGTACATTTGCTTATCAG GAGTTTGTGAAGGCTGTAGTTGCTTATCAAAAGAAGTTAATTAACAGCTCAATCAGAATACAAAAACCGTTGAAGCTTAATCAAGAAATGGAGAAAAAGAGGAAAATTATAGTCAGAAGTTTTTCCCTTGCTAGAGATATATATGAAAAAGGTCGAACAATGCAGCCATCTAAAACTGCAGACTTAGATGCAGGAGCAGAATTCCTTGAG TCTAATACAGCATTGAGTTTGGCACAAGAGGCAAGGTTAATGCAAATGGGAGCAACAGTAAGGAATGCATCATCCTATTTGGAGAAACTGAAGATGAATGAAGAAAAAGAGGCATTGGCGAGGAAAGTAATGGGGAAAATGTCAATGGAGCAACTATCTGATCTCAAGTCATTTTACCATATGATGGGACAGATTTGTTCAGAagttttggagagaaaattccaAGGAATTGTTAATGAAGTTACCTTTTGA